Genomic segment of Bacteroidota bacterium:
AGAAGAAAGAAAAAGATTGGCGGCCGATCTGCATGATGATGCCGGCCCCTTGCTGGCTACTGTAAGACTTTATCTGAATGAGAACCTCATCAACCAAGATAAAAGTTCACAACTACAAAGCATTATTCAGGCAAGGCAGATCATTGATGATACCATTTCGCTTATCCGTAATATCAGTCATGACCTGATGCCTCCTACACTTAAGAATTTCGGCTTAGAATCAGCGGTAAATGACCTGATATCAAAAATAAGCGGTTCGGGTTCGGTAAATGCGAGTAGCCGTTTTCATGATTACCGTGAAAGATTGAAGCCGGAGAAAGAACTGGTGGTATTTAGAATTGTGCAAGAACTTATCAATAATATACTGCGTCATAGTGGTGCCAGTTTTATACATGTAACGCAGAATGTAATGAATGAAAAGTTTTACCTACGTATCCACCACGACGGACACGGTCTTGAGCAGGACACCTTTGAAAAGCTTAGTAAAACAAATACAGGCCTTGGATTAAAGAATATCAAGAGCCGTGTAAACCTACTACAGGGTAGTGTATTCTTCGAGAAGGATATTTCGAAAACCTACTATAAAATGACACTGGAAATGCCCAAAGATGAGCCGTGGAAAGACTAGATTGGCCGCATTATTGCGGTAATTTGCTACCTTTATAGACCCAATATCTGATTAACTTATGAGCACAATCCGTGTAGCTATAGCCGATGACCATAAAATTTTCCGCAAAGGTGTTACACTTTCATTGCGTCCCTACACGAATATCAAATTTGTATTGGAAGCTGAAAATGGCGAAGATTTACTTAACGGGTTAGCCGAAGCGCAACCTGATGTTGTATTGATGGATTTACGTATGCCTGGTAAGGACGGCATTGAAGCAACCAAAACAATAAGCAAACAATTTCCGGGAATAAAAGTACTGGTGTTGAGCATGTATGAAGATGAGCGGTTCGTTTTTCATATGATGGAAAACGGTGCTAATGGCTACCTCCTGAAAAATTCAGAACCACAGGAAATACGCCGAGCTATTATGGATGTATTTGAAAAAGGTTATTACCTCAATAATTATGTCAACCGAATTTTGCTGAAACGTTCACATGCCCGTAATAAAACAATTCCCAACCTGAACAGCGAAATAACGCTGACCGATAAAGAAAAAGATGTACTACGATTTATCTGCATGGAATTTACTGCCCAGGAAATAGCGCAGAAAATGGAAATCAGTGCAAGAACAGTTGAATCAATTAAAGACAGATTGATGGAAAGATTTGGAAGCAAGAATACAGCCGGTCTTGTATTTTTTGCAGTTAAGAACAACCTGATAGAATAACCCCAAATCTATTGGCTCACTATTCTAGAATTTCATCTCAGGAATATCTCCTTCTATAATCAGCCTTCCGGCAGTTTTACTTTTTATTTCTTCAACAGAAATTCCCGGTGCTCTTTCAATCAACTTAAAACCATCAGCTGTAACATCGAGTACTGCCAAATCACTTACAATCATCTTTACGCATTTCACTCCTGTAAGTGGTAATGTACATTGAGGTAAAAGTTTTGATTCGCCTTTAGGATTGGTATGCATCATTGCTACAATAATATTTTTTGCACTTGCCACTAAATCCATTGCACCGCCCATTCCTTTTACCATTTTGCCGGGTATTTTCCAGTTAGCAATATCTCCTTCATCACTTACTTCCATTGCACCGAGTACAGTTAAATCAACTTTACCTGCACGGATCATCCCAAAACTCATAGCACTATCAAAAAAAACAGAGCCGGGTATTGTTGTAATTGTTTGCTTACCGGCATTTATTAAATCAGGATCCTCTTCCCCTTCAAAAGGAAACGGCCCCATACCCAATAATCCATTTTCACTTTGCAGAATAACATTTACTCCGGCAGGAATATAATTAGCCACCAAAGTTGGAATACCAATACCAAGATTTACATAATACCCATCTTTTAGCTCCCGGGCTATCCGGTGTGCTATTTGTTCTTTAGTCAGTGGCATGATTTAGAAATTTTTAACTTCTGATTGTAGAATTGCTTTTCTCACAGTTCTGTTTTCTATTCTCTTTTCATAATTCATTCCCTGGAAAATACGGTGAACAAAAATTCCCGGGGTATGTATGAAATCAGGGTTTAATTCTCCCGGTTGAACTAATTCTTCTACTTCTGCAATGGTGATCTTACCCGCCATCGCCATTAACGGATTAAAATTGCGAGCCGTTTCATGATAAATTAGGTTGCCATCCGTATCGCCTTTCCATGCTTTTACAATAGCAAAGTCAGCATTGAAAGCATATTCCAGTAAATAATCATTACCATTAAAATTTCTTACTTCTTTTCCATTGGCTACTTCAGTACCTACACCAGCGGGAGTATAAATGGCCGGCATTCCATAGCCAGCAGCCATGCATCTTGTAGCAAGTGTACCCTGTGGTATCAGTTCTACTTCCAATTCGCCACTTAGCATCTGTCTTTCAAATTCAGCATTCTCGCCAACATAAGATGATACCATTTTTCTAACCTGCCTTTGATGCAGCATTAGCCCAATGCCAAAATCATCTACGCCAGCATTATTGGAAATACAAGTAAGATTTTTTGTCCCTTTTCTTACTAATGCTTTTATACAATTTTCAGGAATCCCACACAAACCAAATCCGCCGAACATAATAACGGCACCATCATCAATATCCTGTATTGCTGCTTCAGCATTTGCAACAACTTTATTCATAATTCATGTTTATAAAATAAAATTAAGGGAGTTTAGAATACTACTTAGTGATTGTTTTCTCTGGCAAGTAAATATTGATCCATCAGATTTTGAGGGTATCGCTTGGGGGAGTTGTGACCGGCTTTGATCGTTCCTGCATTATTTTGCTTTGACGACCTTGTAATGTATCGAGTATCCTTTTCATTGCTACAGGATGCAGCTGATACCAATCAAGGCTTTTTTTAAATTCTTCTTTATTTGTTTTATGAATTTCAAATACCTGGCGATATAGTATTACAGATTCTTTAAGTTGTTTAAATGCAGTGTCGCCTTTACCGGCAAAATTGGTGATAAAGGCATCAGCTCTGAATAGGTCCCACATCAGTTCCTGCATACGGACCGGTTCAATAATACTACCAGGCACTTTGTTATCCTGGTTACAAGAGAAAAATAAAATCACAACAAAGACGGGAAGTAATTTTTTCATTTCAGCTCTTTATAAGCAGCGGCATTGGTTAAATCTATTTTAGTAAGAATATCTCTTGCCCTTGTTTTGGTGTCCGGATCAGCTTTGCTGAATACTTTTACCAACTCAGTACTTTTCCCCTGGAAGAAAAACTGGATAATCATTGAGTTGGGGTTTTCAGTATTGATAGTATTGAGGAAATTAAGACAGTTAAGAACTCCATTTCTAGCCTCTGCTTCATTTTCAATAAAAATATCCAAACCACTGCGATAATAGGAATAGATAGCATCATGAATCAGTGCAAAGCGGCTATTATTGATATTTTCTGAAAGCCAATAACGGTTTCGTTGGCTTTCAAAAGACTTCCACCCGGTAATATCTTTTGATTCAGGGGCATTGTTTATAATATTCCATGCTTTTTGAAAATAGGTATCGCCGCCACGTAATGCAAATGAATTACCATCAAAACCAAGGATTACATTCACATAATAAGCGAATACTGCTGTAAGATTTGCTGCCAATGGATCATTACCCTGTACACGATTCTCATTGAATTCAATTGGTTGAAACTCCTGGTAGCGAAATGTGATATCATCATCAATAAAATTTATCAGCGGCGAATCATATGTAGTATTGTAGACCGGGCGGGCAGCCTGTATTGTTAGTTTTGCCTTATATATATTATTGCCCATTTCCTGATCTATGTTCAATAAAAAATTGCATTGAATTTTTTCATTCGGCTGATATGAATCATTTGACCATTTTCGGTTATTGATAAAAGTGGTAAGCTGTGTCTGGAGGGTTTGAAATATCTTTTTATCAACCTTTGTACTTATACGGCTGGTTACAACAGTCAGCCTTGTCTGTATTTCCTGTGCAGATATATTCATACAGGTTGTGACCAAAAAGATAAAAATGAAAATTCGTTTAAGCATAATGATTTCGAATTAATATATCGACGATATCTTTTGCTACTTCAGTTTTTGTTTTAGTCGTAAACATCAATTCTTCCCCGGTTTTGCTAAACATAGTTATCTTATTAGTATCATGACCAAAACCAGCACCCGGATCGTTTAGAGAATTCATCACTATCCAATCAGCTTTTTTCTTACTCAATTTTTCCAGTGCATAACCCTTTTCGTTTTGTGTCTCTAATGCAAATCCTACTAAAACCTGGTTCTTTTTTTTCCGCTGCCCAAGATCAAACAAAATGTCTTTTGTTTTGGTAAGCTGAATGGTAAAGCTATCTTCTTTCTTCTTAATTTTTTCTGAAGCTTTTGAAACAGGTCTATAATCTGCAACTGCTGCTGACATCACTGCCAGATCCGTTTCTTCAAAAATATTCACACAAGCATTATACATTTCTTCTGCGCTTTCCACTTTTACCAATTTTATTCCGTTGGCAGAAAAATCAATCGAAGATGGACCTAACACCAAAGTTACATCGGCCCCTCTTTTTTCCAGTTCTTTTGCAATAGCAATGCCCATCTTCCCGCTGGAATGGTTACCAATAAAACGTACAGGATCGATAGCTTCGTATGTAGGACCGGCTGTTACCAGTGCTTTTTTACCGCCGAGAGGGCGGGATAAAAAAAAATTATCAGTAATGAACTGGATGATTTGTTCGGGCTCAAACATACGGCCGTCACCAAATAATCCGCTGGCCAACTCGCCTTTTTCAACCGGGATGATCTTATTGCCGAATGATTCAACTTTTTTTAGATTTTCCTTTGTTGAAGGGTGATGCCACATATCTTCATCCATGGCCGGAGCTAGTACTACGGGACAGGTAGCAGATAGATAGGTTGCTAATAATAAATTATCACATTGGCCATTTGCCATTTTAGCCAGTGTATTGCAGCTGAGCGGCGCTATGATCATCACATCAGCCCAGCGACCAAGCATTACATGATTAGTCCAGCTTTCTTCATCAAATAAATCAACAAGT
This window contains:
- a CDS encoding CoA transferase subunit A, with amino-acid sequence MMNKVVANAEAAIQDIDDGAVIMFGGFGLCGIPENCIKALVRKGTKNLTCISNNAGVDDFGIGLMLHQRQVRKMVSSYVGENAEFERQMLSGELEVELIPQGTLATRCMAAGYGMPAIYTPAGVGTEVANGKEVRNFNGNDYLLEYAFNADFAIVKAWKGDTDGNLIYHETARNFNPLMAMAGKITIAEVEELVQPGELNPDFIHTPGIFVHRIFQGMNYEKRIENRTVRKAILQSEVKNF
- a CDS encoding DUF4835 family protein — its product is MLKRIFIFIFLVTTCMNISAQEIQTRLTVVTSRISTKVDKKIFQTLQTQLTTFINNRKWSNDSYQPNEKIQCNFLLNIDQEMGNNIYKAKLTIQAARPVYNTTYDSPLINFIDDDITFRYQEFQPIEFNENRVQGNDPLAANLTAVFAYYVNVILGFDGNSFALRGGDTYFQKAWNIINNAPESKDITGWKSFESQRNRYWLSENINNSRFALIHDAIYSYYRSGLDIFIENEAEARNGVLNCLNFLNTINTENPNSMIIQFFFQGKSTELVKVFSKADPDTKTRARDILTKIDLTNAAAYKELK
- the coaBC gene encoding bifunctional phosphopantothenoylcysteine decarboxylase/phosphopantothenate--cysteine ligase CoaBC, whose amino-acid sequence is MLAGKKILLGITGSIAAYKAIYLVRLLVKEGVEVKVIITPSAKDFVTTLTLSTLSKNPVLVDLFDEESWTNHVMLGRWADVMIIAPLSCNTLAKMANGQCDNLLLATYLSATCPVVLAPAMDEDMWHHPSTKENLKKVESFGNKIIPVEKGELASGLFGDGRMFEPEQIIQFITDNFFLSRPLGGKKALVTAGPTYEAIDPVRFIGNHSSGKMGIAIAKELEKRGADVTLVLGPSSIDFSANGIKLVKVESAEEMYNACVNIFEETDLAVMSAAVADYRPVSKASEKIKKKEDSFTIQLTKTKDILFDLGQRKKKNQVLVGFALETQNEKGYALEKLSKKKADWIVMNSLNDPGAGFGHDTNKITMFSKTGEELMFTTKTKTEVAKDIVDILIRNHYA
- a CDS encoding response regulator transcription factor, which encodes MSTIRVAIADDHKIFRKGVTLSLRPYTNIKFVLEAENGEDLLNGLAEAQPDVVLMDLRMPGKDGIEATKTISKQFPGIKVLVLSMYEDERFVFHMMENGANGYLLKNSEPQEIRRAIMDVFEKGYYLNNYVNRILLKRSHARNKTIPNLNSEITLTDKEKDVLRFICMEFTAQEIAQKMEISARTVESIKDRLMERFGSKNTAGLVFFAVKNNLIE
- a CDS encoding two-component sensor histidine kinase, whose translation is MYLFTNLLGVSGLTLIMLLGTAGMLVLCITVIYFFIMHNRKITGYHRHLLDVESNHQKQLLSASIKMQEEERKRLAADLHDDAGPLLATVRLYLNENLINQDKSSQLQSIIQARQIIDDTISLIRNISHDLMPPTLKNFGLESAVNDLISKISGSGSVNASSRFHDYRERLKPEKELVVFRIVQELINNILRHSGASFIHVTQNVMNEKFYLRIHHDGHGLEQDTFEKLSKTNTGLGLKNIKSRVNLLQGSVFFEKDISKTYYKMTLEMPKDEPWKD
- a CDS encoding DUF4296 domain-containing protein, translated to MKKLLPVFVVILFFSCNQDNKVPGSIIEPVRMQELMWDLFRADAFITNFAGKGDTAFKQLKESVILYRQVFEIHKTNKEEFKKSLDWYQLHPVAMKRILDTLQGRQSKIMQERSKPVTTPPSDTLKI
- a CDS encoding CoA transferase subunit B; protein product: MPLTKEQIAHRIARELKDGYYVNLGIGIPTLVANYIPAGVNVILQSENGLLGMGPFPFEGEEDPDLINAGKQTITTIPGSVFFDSAMSFGMIRAGKVDLTVLGAMEVSDEGDIANWKIPGKMVKGMGGAMDLVASAKNIIVAMMHTNPKGESKLLPQCTLPLTGVKCVKMIVSDLAVLDVTADGFKLIERAPGISVEEIKSKTAGRLIIEGDIPEMKF